The DNA window TCACCTTAATTAAGTTATTTGACTTAATTCAAGcagaattaaataaatgaaCAAACACAACACtgatttactttaaattttgcaaatgAGATGAACATTTCTTTGCATATAGATATTTAATTCACCTTAGTTAGATTCTATGAGTCTAATTAAAGAAGAATTAAATGTCATCACATCACAGTACATCACTAGCATTAATTTGcaatatatgtttattcaGCTTCATTAGACCCTATGGTCTAATTCAAGTAGAATTAAACACTTGATCTCTCCCATAGAGATTTATACATCTTACAAGAATATGTTTATTCACCTTAATTAGACCCTATGTGTCTAATTCAAGCAGAATTAAACTATGAGAAATTTACATTTCTTATTACTACAACACTACCATacagattttaattaaatctatGATTATTCCTAGGTAGGCTCAATGGCCTGTGAGTTCAAGGAACTTGCATTGGATGGCCACAATTACCCTACGTGGGCTTTGGACGTCAAGATAAGTCTGTCATCCAAAGGGATTGTTGCCGCCCTGACTCCACCAACGAGCAGAGACACGACATTTACTGATCAATCCAAGTACCAAGCCTTATATGTCATGAGGCATCACATCCATGCTGACCTCAAATCTGAGTATGCTTTGGAGAAAGAACCTAGCACCTTTTGGCTAGCCCTAAAAACAAGGTATGAACAACAAAAGGCAATTATCTTGCCTGAAGCTCTCCATGAATGGAACCATATCCGCCTTCAGGACTTCAAGTCCATAGGTGAATATAATCATGTTGTTCATAAAGTTTCTGCCAAATTACGATTTTGTGAGAAAGAGCCATCTGACgtaaaaaagatagaaaaaactATCAATTCTATGCTTCCATCAGACAGGATCTTGCAACAGCAATACCGTAAGAAGGGTTATGACACCTATCCTGAGCTTATACATGATTTACTACAAGCTGAGAAGCATGATGAACTCACAATGAAGATTCATTGCCAACGACCAGTTGGATCAGCTCCTTTGCCTGAAGTTCATCATAATAATGCGCAGGGGAAAAAGAAGTTCAATGGCCCTAAGAACCATAAAAAGATCTTCAAAGGTGGCAAATCCAAGGGCAAGAACAAAAAGGGCAAGCCCAATGTGCCAGCTCCTGGTAAAGGCAATTCCAATGCACCAAGCGACAACAAATGTCACTAGTGTGGATGCTACAAGCATTCTACAAGGAAATGTCGTACTCCCAGGCACTTGATTGATCTGTACCAAAAATCTCTTGGAAAAGGCAAGACTGAAGCATCAGGATTTGAATCACACTTCAACCTCCAGCCTAAGATGCAAGATGGAGTGGGCTGCTCACAAGTTCCGTAGGAACCAAGTAGCAACGAGCCTCCACTGACGGTCGAAGACTATATGGACACGGAGAACACAATCGTCGAATTCGCTTCTGACGACCATGTTTGGAGACCTCAATTAGGATCCTACTCTGCATTAAATAGATACTTATTTAGTCCATTTGTGTGTTGTATTAAATAATAGTACTCATACTATGTATTTTAAGATGATGTAATTTTGTACCAAcactttaaataattaatatattatttgtatgtaTTTCTATTTGTCtgataagagttttttttatatacttcttattcatatagatactaCGGGGTCAATCCGATGGCTGAAGAATTATGCCTAGTGGACAGTTGTACCACTAATTCTATACTTAGGGAAACGAAATATTTCCAAACTCTTACAAAGAGATCAGGAAATGTTTTGACAATCGCTGGTCACGATGCAGCCATAGTAGGCTCAGGCAGAGCTACGCTTCCCATGGGTACACAAATCACACTCGAGGATGCTTTATTGTATCCCGACTCGACCCGTACCCTACTAAGTTTTAGAGATATCCGACTCAATGGGTTAAATGTGAAAACTCATGACGAATATAATGAGGAATATCTCCTCATTACTAAGGATAATAAGTATGGCACAGAAATTCTGGAGAAGATACCTTCTCTACCGTCTGGATTgtactatacatatataaaacccGTGCCACATGTTGCATACAAGGTAATTTTCTAGAATGTCAATGCATTCCAAATTTGGCATGACCGACTTGGACATCCTGGCATAGGGATGATGAGGAAAATTATCAGCAATGCCATTGGCCATAATCTTAAAAATGCCAAATTTCCGCAATCTTCAGATTTTTTATGCACCGCATCTGCAACGGAAAAATTGATCATAAGACCGTCCTTTCTTAAGATCAAAACGGAGCCACTCAAATTTCTTGAACGCATTCAAGGAGATATTTGTGGCCCCATACAACCATTATCTGGACCATTTAGGTATTTCATGGTTCTAATAGACGCATCTACACGATGGTCTCACGTGTGCCTATTGTCTACACGTAACCATGCATTTGCCAAATTCATTGCTCAAATCATTCGATTGAAAGCAAGTTTTCTTGAACACAGGATCAAAACAATTCGAATGGATAATGCCGCCGAATTCTCTTCCAGAGCCTTCAATGATTATTGTATGGCACAAGGAATTCAGGTGCAACATTCTGTTCTATATGTCCATACACAGAATGGTTTGGCAGAATCACTGATCAAAAGGATCAAATTGATAGCAAGGCCAATGCTTCATAATTGCAATCTACCAACCTCGTGTTGGGGTCACGCAGTTCTACACGCTGCTGATCTAATCCAATTGCGACCAACTGCATATCACAGCAACTCCCCGTTGCAACTTGTACATGGAAATCCACCAAGTATTTCCCATCTGCGTAAGTTTGGGTGCGCAGTATACGTACCCATCTCACCACCGCAGCGTACAGCTATGGGCCCTCACAGAAAAATAGGGATCTATGTGGGATATCAATCTCCGTCGATATTAAAGTATTTAGAACCTCTAACAGGGGATCTATTTATAGCCCGGTACGCAGACTGCATATTTAATGAGGATCATTTCCCGGCTTTAGGGGGAGAATTTAAGTACCATACAGAAATCCAGGAAATCAATTGGGATGATAAAACCATCTTATCCTCAGATCCACGTACAAGAGAAACTGAACTTCAAGTTCAGAAAGTCATAGATTTGCAAAATACTACAAACAACCTGCCTGATGCATTTACTGATAATAAAGGTGTCACTAAATCCTTAAATCCTGCTCAGAATGCGCCTGAAAGAGTGGAAATACCAAATAAAACCATTCAACTCCCTACTATAAGCAAGAGGGGGAGAAGTACAGCCGCAAAGCAAGAAACAACGCTAAATAAGCGTCAAAGGAAAGCACCCACTAAATCAGACAAGAAGTCTGATTTAGGGCATAAGAAGAGAAATTCTTCGAAATCAATAAATGCTACTCAATCCATAATTAATAGACACCAAAAGGGTTGTATACACCCTGTGGAAATACAAATTCCACAATCTAGCTCTCAAGTGCACACAATAAGAGAGACTGAAACATCGCAAAACCCTGATTCTCTCACATTGGGAAATAATGAGGAATCTCAGATGGGACATGAAATTTCCATCAACTATGCAAATTCTGGAGAAACACATAATCGTATTACTACGATTGTCGACACAAACTTTTCAGCTTCGGTTGTAGAAAATCTTCTCAATGATCCAGAACCTAAGTCCATGGCAGAGTGTCAAAAACGCTCGGATTGGGATCAATGGGAGAAAGCAATCCAGGCAGAACTAGCCTCActtaagagaagagaggtattTTCATCAGTGATACTAACACCTCCAAGAATCTTTCCTGTGGTATTCAAATGGGTTTTCGTCCAAAAACGGAACGAGAACAATGAGGTGGTGAGATACAAAGCACGACTAGTAGCACAAGGGTTCACGTAGAGACCCGGCGTAGATTTCAATGAAACATATTCTCCGGTAATGAGTGGAATAACCTTCCGATATCTAATATCTTTGGCAGTACAAAATCATCTATCAATGCAGTTGATGGATGTAGTGACAACAAATCTATATGGGTCACTAGATTCGGATATATACATGAAAGTTCCTGATGGAATATCAATACCGAATCGCAACACAAATCGCAACATGTATTGTGTAAAACTGAATAAGTCTCTATATGGCTTGAAACACTCGGGAAGAATGTGGTACAACCGACTAAAGGAGTTCCTTGTACATAAAGGTTACTCTAATAATGATGATTGCCCATGCGTATTCACAAAGAAATCTTCTATTGGATTCTGCATTATCTCAGTCTACGTTGATGATCTGAATATCATTGGCAACACTGAAGATATAAATGAAGCGCGTAATCATCTAAAGACGGAGTTTGAAATGAAAGATTTGGGTcaaaccaaattttgtttaGGCTTACAACTTGAACATCTACCCACTGGAGTTCTCATTCACCAGTCTGCTTATATCCGAAAAATATTGGAAAAATTCAATATGGACAAAGCGTATCCATCTAAGACCCCTATGGTTGTTCGATCTTTAGAAAAAGATACGGATCCATATAGACCAAGGGAAGATGGAGAAGAGTTATTGGGACCAGAGTTCCCATATCTCAGTGGTATTGGAGCGCTTATGTACCTTGCAAATTGCACTAGGCCTGATATTGCATTTGCAGTCAATCTACTAGCTAGACATAGCGCAACTCCTACCAAATGCCATTGGAACGGAGTTAAAGATATATTCAGGTATCTCCAAGGCACAAAGGATCTCGGACTTTTCTTCAGGAAAAATCAAGATTCTACTTTGATCGGATATACTGATGCTGGCTACCTATCTGATCCTCATCATGGTAGATCGCAGACAGGGTACGTATTTTTACACGGAGGTACTGCTATATCATGGAAGTATAGTAAATAGACTCTAGTAGCAACGTCCACCAATCATTCTGaaatcatattattatatgaGGCTTCATGTGAATGCGTATAGCTACGCAGAATGATAAACCACATACAACAATCATGTGGAATAGGTCCCATTGGATCACCAACCATTGTCTACGAGGACAATGCTACTTGTGTTGCTCAGATGCAAACAGgttatataaaaagtaattacaCTAAGCATATTACACCAAAACTATTTTATCCTCATGAACTTCAACAAAGTGGAGAGATAAATGTCTTGCAAATAAAGTCTTGTGATAATCTTGCAGATTTATTCACAAAGTCTCTACCATACTCCTCTTTTCACAAATGTGTTCATGGAATTGGTATGCGAAGACTTAAAGACTTGCAAGGATCAGGGGGAGTTTCTCCTTGAAAATGTACCTGTTTCTAACATCTATTGTACTCTTTCTTATATGAGTTTTACTTTATAAAGGTTTCTCATATAAGTTTTAATGAGGCAATACAATACAAAATCTATGTCTACCCTCCAATTTTTCCCTCTAGGGTTTTTACGGGGTATCAAAGACATCATATACACCGTATcaatttctcctttttccttacAGGTTTCAAGAGTTCTTTTTGGTGTCCCGCATATATTTTCCTCAATTTTTCCTACAGGGTTTTTCGAGGAATTTAAGACCATTGTATTAAGATGATCGACTGATCAAGGGGGAGTGTTGAGAATATGATCAGCATCCAAGGCGCTAGCAACTGCATGCAAGCAACTGCCTCCGCACCCACGATCAAGAACTGCCATGCAGTTACCCTGTatcatctataaatatgtaaatatgtacaGTGACCCATCAATAAAGAATACTTCTTTTCTACGGTCATTTTACTTCAACAAAATCTTCAACTTCATGCCATCAATTGAACTTCttgatttttgagttttttatatttcttttgccAAGCAGCATGGCATGAAACATATACCTGACATCTTTAGCCACAGGACATGGAGTTTATACTCGCTCATGAATTATTTTCATCATCACATTCTCCAAAAGGAAGAGGAAGCCACTAAGTCGAGTTCTTCTCTTATATATTTCAGATCACAGCATATTAAGGCTTGACTGtgtattctctatttttcttaaattcaGGGCACACCCCAGTTTCCTGATATTAGAATATATTAGGCAAAATCCACTTCAATTTCTGACATAATTTAGTCATCTTTGCTGTAGGTAAGTAGTCCCTCCGTTTtctaatgtaagatgtttgactttttttacttgtaatgtttgattatttgttttattcaaaagattatgaaaatatcatttattttacttgtgacttactttttTGAGCATGActtgcattttttatttgtactaaatttttaggtaagacgaatggtgaaacgttataaccaaaaaagtcaaacatcttacattatgaaacggaggtagtaacatTCTGAATTGAGCCTACAATAGGTGTGACACTTATTTCCATCCCCAACAATATAATTGATAACACACATGaaagcatgacttgtcattttttttatttgtactaaatttttaaataagacgaatggtgaaacgttataaccaaaaaaatcaaacatctagAAACAGAGATAGTAACATTCTGAATTGAGCCTACAACAGGTGTGACACTTATTCCCATCCCCAACAATATAATTTGATAACATACATGAACAGGTGTGACACTTATTTCCATGCTTGCAAAATATCACCACTTGATCAATCCTGAGATAGCCAATTGATCTTGATCTATCGACTATTGGTCCCAATCAGTGCTCATGTATGTACATAATGCAGGTATGTGGTCACTGATCTCTGCCCCTTCTGTCTACTATAATACACAACACCACTATAAGTAGAAACTccacaccattttttttatgcacaaCCATGTAATGACACATTCATGTCTCCAATGCTTGAACTTTCCATTTGTCAACCAAACTCTCTGTAcgtagaatatatatatgctctctAAACTCTAAAGTCCCtctctatatatgtgtatttcaGAATAATCATGCAAACGATTGGCTTATCTAATACCagtcaaaaattaactttagcCCTGtccaataaaatttatcaGTGGCAGTCAGGAAGTTTGTGAATATCTATGTACTCCTAACAGTGAGTATCACATAGTGGTGTTTCAAATTTCGTTGAAGTTGGGGAAGAAACTAgcgtttaaatttgaggagtgAAATGCTACCAGGGTAAAACTGCAACTTGCAAGTAATTATGCATGCAATTATCAAATGTCTTTATGTTTCCCTACTTTAGTACTACCATCATACCGTTAaattttcgcttctgcttatgcccattagctaaaatttaaattttcaacatttaaatttagagttgattttaagattctttttatcatagtttatttttttagtctttgcttttagatcactaaaaacgtatatacaattttatttacaaattattttttatttgcaaatattgtattttagtttttgtaaGCTGTTTCTGATATACTCATGTGTCACGCCCGAAGTTTAATCCTAAGCGTAATTCGTAACAAGAAAttcttaaataataattggcttaattaactcagaaaaaatctctctaaagaaattaatttaattaaatcgaggtttcCAAATCGagtaactggatttaaactcaaattgaagaatataaaattttgcccaaaaacttaatttaaaattcggcaaaagtggggctttcctttttccctcctttttctttcttttttccttccttctcaaattggaccaaagtccaattttcctctcctttttttttcttccgttCTTTCATTCCCCTCCTTCTTTCCTCctgggccagcccagccgaccggcccaTCTCCTCGCCACTGCTCAGCCCAgtgcctcccctccccgcggACGCTCTCCCCCTCGCCTGGGCCACCGGCCTcctcggcccagctcaccTCCCGGCCCAACACGGCCGCCCCGGCCCAGCTTTCGGCttgctcgcccgcgcccgcgccaggtctgcctctcttcctcctccttcgtCGGGTCGGACTCGGCCCACGCTGCCGCCGTGGCCGAACGGCATcatgccgccgctgccgtttttgccgccgcctcacccgccgcgtcgtcaccagtcgccgtgcgccgcctccccgccgtcgtGGCATCTTTGCCCGTCGTCACCGTTGCCACGCGGATGCCGTGTCATCGCTGCCGATGCCCATCACCGCTATGCGCACGTCGCCGTTGCGTCACCATCGCATCCGCCGTCCTCCCTTCGACGTCGCCACTcttggcgccgtcgccggccctCGCGCCTccagtcgtcgccgtcaccgcccaCCGCtgcccgctcggccggccacCGCCTTCCCCCTCTCGGCCGAGCCGTCCTTTCCCCCCGCTGCCCTGTTTTCCTCTCTCTGACCGACGagccccacccgtcggcctcccaccccttttcttctctctgcCGTGCGGGCCCGCGTGCCAGCCaatccctttctctctctcctccccggacCCATGCATCAGCCTCCCtacaccacctccgtccctctctCCCGgccgacgggccccacccgtcagtgccccttcctcccccttctcccaccgataggtggaccccacctgtcgacGCCGCCTCACCCCtacgctgacgtcagcaaccccattaattgcgcaataattcatttagggcttttctgtttagttaaaaaaaatccagaaaacttctaaaattcataactatttcatctagtctccgttttagtccattcaaatttcattaaattcataaaattgtcaagaatctattaaaaatactttcttttactgtttcagtagagtttgtgcctgttttagttatttttgtgctttgtcgcttagaatCGGACCTCGCCAAAGCGccggtttattttgagatcaTTGCCGAAGTACCtcaaggaccagagcaaggcaagtgacactcatctttgatcatattgaacctattattgcaaatttcccgctttatttattcaaatatgcattgttttaaataaagtatttactgtatttatttttcaggtaatccttattattatgccgttgtttatccaactttattcttgttataccaggggtaacttgattagagttatgCCTATGTTAATgtttagccatgcttagaacaagtagctcatgggatcacacttaatcattactagttctgaatagctgttaattatgattcattacctggttcgggttaatgtcgcatggttttgagagtcgcacccatggcaattaaggaccggttaacgggaaaccctagaagtaatttagtgttaaccacatgccgaatgggtaaggtgggatttgaagcatggcttcgaactatttgatgtacTAAGGctagggtaggcgtgatggagtatggacggacaatcgtggtgtaacgaaagcctctgctgcttccggatcaaccaaggcacaagaggggactacccGACTTAGTGTAAAGGagagggtgaaacctgaagtgcggtgcgattgaatagggagggttatgtgacgggttctatcacggtctcctttccggtatgccatggtggtatgtcgacGCACGTTCaatgtagtggagtcgtgtcttgtgggtacatgtcacgcccagaaatttacaccaaatttctgaacaatagcatgtattaaatctcggtccaggaatcagcccgagtacacactatgacaaattaatatacagttccatgacttaaaaacaaacaaaaacaattatctatcgaaatgcagcggaaaaagaaaacaaactaaaccatctaatcttcagcttcagctggcgatgacggctccacaccacaggcattctcgacggtgaactgaacctcacttcaaccttcggaacaaccttcttctgacacaggctctggcacttactctggtgggggaaaaattaagcaaggctgagtacaaaccgccgtactcaacaagtaacacccaagagagggagaataatgaatgcaatatgGTGTCAAAGATAggttaaggttaaattgcacaaagctgcagtaatttagcaaaacagtaaataaaatagactaaaataaaagtaaagtaaacatttaaaataatcatccactgtctaacgttacaccacgttgcaacaggcccaaaccgctgtcgaacgttacaccacgtagcgacagggtcaaccctctgtccaacgttaaaccacgttgcgacagacccaaaccactgccaatgttacaccacattgcgcagggtcaaaccagttccaagattaatcaggttattaatggttcaactaatcccagtgaatctgtcagttcgcccaataaccgcaggcacggctattcgaatagttttactctgcagaggtgtacaactttacccacaagacatggctgccaagcatgttaccatgccccaacgtatcaccacgatacctcagtacggaaaccatgataagacctttcacctaaccctccctagacaatcgcaccgcacttcaggtttcacccccacctttacaccaagtcgggcagtcccctcttgtgccttggtgaatccggaagcagcagaggctttcgttacaccacgatttcccgtccatactccataacgctcacccttgccttggtacgtcgaatagggacaagctagattacgagtctcaccgttgcccattctggcttgtggttagtacgtgtaagactttccgggtttcctgagaaccggtccttaattgccatgggcatgactctcaaaaccatgcacccacagcccaccataagcaatattttagttgtattactccacatcgggagattaataatgattacaaccattaaaggtctatcaaagtgtaacagtaactAAATGATtagtgagctagttgaactaagcatggctaagcattgactaaccctaattctagtcaaattaaccctggaatgacaataataataaatgggaatcaacggatataaaggtaaatgcccaatagataaataaagtaaatagatttgcataaaacaatgcatgtttgaatgtaaagcgaggaattttataaacataggttcaatatgatcaaaggagggtgccacttgccttgcttagacccacgaggaacttcggcgatgacttcgggaacgaacagcgcttcaacggggtcaaaacctacgacaaacaaggcaaaacaagaaaaacaggctataaaactactgaaacagagaaagaaactatttttaatggattcttggcatttttctagatttaatgaaacttgactggacctaaacagagactagatgaattacttatgaattttagaagattaattgtgtttttaaactaaacagaaaaccttattgatttattgcgcaatcaatcggaggcatgacgtcagcataggagtgagaggaggctgacggctaggacccacatggcggtgagagagagagggagaggggaggctgaccggctgacgagtggggcctgCTCATCAGTGGCCCAGAACAGAGGAGGACGGGGCGGCCTCGGCCGAACagaggggagaggcggcgccggccgagcaggcggcggagggcggcgaccggcggacggtgGCAcggacaagcgggcggcgacgggcggcggtgatccggcggacggcggtgcGAGAACCGGCGGCAACGCTGAGAGAGGCGGCGCCAAAGGAGGACGATGGCAGCTCGAGGAGAGCGACGGTagtgacgcgacgagcgcggcggtgctccgacggtggcggggttgtgtcggcgacagcaaggcgagggtggTGGCTGGCGGACGGGCGACAGAGACGGCCGAAGCGCGcaagaatgcggcggcggcgtcggctccggcggccactggcggagaggaaaagagagggatagagaggacagcaacggcttaccggcgacgaggacggtggcggcaagtcggcgagggccgaggacaCGTGGTGACAGCCGGCACGAGGTAGGTAGGCGGCAGCGATGGAGATCGCTTGGCCGCGCTAGCGCGGTGGCACGACGGACAACGGCTAGCGACGGCAACGGctgagaagagaaaaggaatccgacggggagaggagggaggagcggtgcgcgacgacggcttggcgtcgTGGCGTGTGTGCAGGGAGGCAGAGGacgatggagggaggggaaacTGTGGTGATGGTGGCCGGGGACTAgcggcggtgtcggcgcgAGAAAGGGGGCGGCGCAGGGAGAAGCGGGGCGGTGGCGACAGCCAAAAgaaggaaggcggcggcacggccaGGGGGATTTATGGTGGCGGTCAGCGCGTGCGGGAGGTGGTTTtgacggccggcgcgggcgcggaggaggcgattGTGCGGCACGGACGGGAAAAACGACATGGCTGTGGGGCTGGCgcgagcggagcggcgggattggcggcgaccgttgcgagcgacggcgcgaccggggaaagcggagcgatggttgcgcgcgggaggaggtggcgtggcggtggcacggctaggcggcaggcggcggggcggcggcgcgagcggtggtcggcgacgtcggcgcgacggcagcggacggcggcgacaacagacagcgcggcgaggggcggcgctAAGGATCGGCACGGTTAGGCGGCgaccgaggaagagaggaggcacatggccgacggcggcaacggcgcccgacggcgacggtgaacggcgcacgcacggaggggaggcggtgtGGACGAGGGTGTCGGTGCAGCGGTGTGGAGGCGATGCGGACGGCATGGCGGCGTGCGGCGTGACGCGACGGACGGTGGCACGACGTCACGGCCGAGGCACGGCCAGCGCGGTGAGCGGCG is part of the Oryza brachyantha chromosome 11, ObraRS2, whole genome shotgun sequence genome and encodes:
- the LOC107305232 gene encoding uncharacterized protein LOC107305232; protein product: MACEFKELALDGHNYPTWALDVKISLSSKGIVAALTPPTSRDTTFTDQSKYQALYVMRHHIHADLKSEYALEKEPSTFWLALKTRYEQQKAIILPEALHEWNHIRLQDFKSIGEYNHVVHKVSAKLRFCEKEPSDVKKIEKTINSMLPSDRILQQQYRKKGYDTYPELIHDLLQAEKHDELTMKIHCQRPVGSAPLPEVHHNNAQGKKKFNGPKNHKKIFKGGKSKGKNKKGKPNVPAPGKGNSNAPSDNKCH